In Triticum aestivum cultivar Chinese Spring chromosome 5B, IWGSC CS RefSeq v2.1, whole genome shotgun sequence, the following proteins share a genomic window:
- the LOC123113660 gene encoding probable histone H2A.5, whose protein sequence is MDASAAAAVSKAKKYVVGRKLGGGPRKKAVARSVKAGLQFPVGRIGRFLKKGRYAQRVGMGAPVYLASVLEYLAAELLELAGNAAKDNKKSRIIPRHLLLAIRNDQELGKLLAGVTIAHGGVLPNINPVLLPKKTAETEPKSPKKAPKSPKKA, encoded by the coding sequence ATGGAcgcctcagccgccgccgccgtctccaagGCGAAGAAGTACGTGGTGGGGCGCAAGCTCGGCGGCGGCCCCAGGAAGAAGGCGGTGGCGCGGTCCGTCAAGGCCGGGCTGCAGTTCCCCGTCGGCCGCATCGGCCGCTTCCTCAAGAAGGGCCGCTACGCGCAGCGCGTCGGCATGGGCGCCCCCGTCTACCTCGCCTCCGTCCTCGAGTACCTCGCCGCCGAGCTCCTTGAGCTGGCCGGGAACGCCGCCAAGGACAACAAAAAGTCCCGCATCATCCCGCGCCACCTGCTGCTCGCCATCCGGAACGACCAGGAGCTCGGCAAGCTGCTCGCCGGCGTCACCATCGCGCACGGCGGCGTGCTGCCCAACATCAACCCCGTGCTGCTCCCCAAGAAGACCGCCGAGACGGAGCCCAAGTCGCCCAAGAAGGCCCCCAAGTCCCCCAAGAAGGCTTAG